In one Aeromicrobium erythreum genomic region, the following are encoded:
- a CDS encoding recombinase family protein, with translation MARRSSTTDESVSGSKIPFGARPAGKRLLGDLRPGDRVLVTKIDRAARNVRDLLDLVEHIEEAGASIVSIEQNIDTSGPIGKFILVVLAAIAELEPNITGERRRESLVAFANEGRHAVGAAPFGFKSVDNPNGRGLVIRPDWDAPGRGEQSPAAILRDAIRRVMGGEPQARVVEDLPIKEAGFSVLLRNARLAGMTPSGDGVVNSHGVPQVDPEAALLTMAEWSELRDYMKRPEKRSWSRQEGYGPALTCSECGFRLYRSNGGPSRPNNNGYKCGRAKHERGTPAASVQVSAADSYIEQTFLDLYGDRSVVAGRWSDSTSTKAEAITRAEVDLEAVQAALLDDLEDEEEERVFQSLRRAKKALKSAHELPADRTYVIDETGKTVSEMRVESTSAERCRLLVAIGRWMVYPGRLPIEQKIVFELDVALNELLTHRVGRQEPRTIDDAGQFLHPT, from the coding sequence TTGGCTCGGAGGTCGTCCACTACCGACGAGAGTGTCAGTGGATCGAAAATCCCGTTCGGCGCTCGACCGGCAGGCAAGCGCTTGCTCGGCGACCTGCGCCCGGGCGACCGCGTGCTCGTCACCAAGATCGACCGAGCCGCCCGGAACGTGCGGGACCTGCTCGACCTCGTGGAGCACATCGAGGAAGCCGGAGCCTCGATCGTCTCCATCGAGCAGAACATCGACACGTCGGGACCGATCGGCAAGTTCATCCTCGTTGTGCTCGCGGCCATCGCTGAGCTCGAACCAAACATCACCGGAGAGCGTCGTCGGGAGTCCCTGGTCGCGTTCGCCAACGAGGGTCGGCACGCGGTGGGCGCTGCCCCCTTCGGCTTCAAGTCCGTCGACAACCCGAACGGTCGTGGCCTGGTGATCCGGCCCGACTGGGATGCTCCCGGTCGAGGCGAGCAGTCGCCCGCGGCGATCCTTCGAGACGCGATCCGTCGCGTGATGGGCGGCGAGCCCCAGGCGAGGGTTGTCGAGGATCTCCCGATCAAGGAGGCGGGCTTCTCGGTGCTGCTCCGCAACGCCCGGCTCGCCGGCATGACCCCGAGCGGGGACGGGGTGGTGAACAGTCACGGCGTGCCCCAGGTGGACCCCGAAGCGGCCCTGCTCACGATGGCCGAGTGGAGCGAGCTCCGCGACTACATGAAGCGCCCGGAGAAGCGATCGTGGAGCCGCCAGGAGGGCTACGGTCCCGCACTCACGTGCTCGGAGTGTGGCTTCAGGCTCTACCGGAGCAACGGTGGTCCGTCGAGGCCGAACAACAACGGCTACAAGTGCGGTCGAGCCAAGCATGAACGGGGCACGCCAGCCGCCTCGGTCCAGGTCTCTGCCGCCGACTCGTACATCGAGCAGACTTTCCTCGACCTCTACGGCGACCGCTCGGTCGTGGCAGGAAGGTGGTCCGACTCGACCAGCACCAAGGCAGAGGCCATCACGCGCGCTGAGGTAGATCTGGAGGCCGTCCAAGCGGCTCTTCTGGACGACCTAGAGGACGAGGAAGAGGAACGGGTCTTCCAGTCCCTGCGGCGGGCGAAAAAGGCGCTGAAGTCCGCGCACGAACTACCTGCGGATCGCACGTACGTCATTGACGAGACCGGGAAGACGGTCAGCGAGATGAGGGTTGAGAGCACCTCGGCTGAGCGATGTCGCCTGCTCGTCGCCATCGGACGGTGGATGGTCTACCCCGGACGTCTTCCCATAGAGCAGAAGATCGTCTTCGAGCTGGATGTGGCCCTCAACGAGTTGCTCACCCATAGGGTCGGCCGCCAGGAACCAAGGACTATCGATGACGCAGGACAGTTCCTCCATCCCACCTGA
- a CDS encoding SDR family oxidoreductase, whose product MTRPTALVTGATRGIGRAVAEDLARTHDVVLVGRDVEELDAVASGLEGSSVLALDVADADAVDAASLPEGLDVLVHAAGVAVNGTVGDVTRDDWRSVFEVNVFGVAHLTSRLLPTLRDGGGTVVLVNSGAGLFSTPGNAVYSGSKFALRTFGDCLREEEREHGVRVVSVHPGIVDTAMGRQVLERGDGGHPERMIQPATIAAAVRVAVDAPPEAQFETISVRPTLDPKGD is encoded by the coding sequence ATGACCCGTCCCACCGCGCTCGTCACCGGAGCCACCCGAGGGATCGGCCGCGCCGTGGCCGAGGACCTCGCCCGTACGCACGACGTCGTCCTCGTCGGACGTGACGTCGAGGAGCTCGACGCGGTGGCGTCGGGTCTTGAGGGCTCCAGCGTCCTGGCGCTCGACGTCGCGGACGCCGACGCGGTCGACGCGGCGTCGTTGCCGGAGGGTCTCGACGTGCTCGTGCACGCGGCGGGCGTGGCCGTGAACGGCACGGTCGGCGACGTGACGCGCGACGACTGGCGCTCGGTGTTCGAGGTCAACGTCTTCGGCGTCGCCCACCTGACGTCGCGGCTGCTGCCCACGCTGCGCGACGGGGGAGGGACGGTCGTGCTCGTGAACTCCGGCGCCGGGCTGTTCTCGACGCCCGGCAACGCGGTGTACTCGGGCAGCAAGTTCGCGCTGCGCACCTTCGGCGACTGCCTGCGCGAGGAGGAGCGCGAGCACGGCGTGCGCGTCGTGTCCGTGCACCCGGGGATCGTCGACACGGCGATGGGCCGACAGGTGCTGGAGCGTGGCGACGGCGGCCACCCGGAACGGATGATCCAGCCCGCCACCATCGCCGCCGCGGTGCGCGTCGCCGTCGACGCCCCGCCCGAGGCGCAGTTCGAGACCATCTCCGTCCGCCCGACGCTGGACCCGAAGGGCGACTGA
- a CDS encoding undecaprenyl-diphosphate phosphatase — protein MDVLRSVVLGLVQGLTEFLPISSSAHLAIVPRFLGWDDPGAAYTAVVQIGTELAVVLYFWKDIWRIGTGWLRGLVSSDARALPEWRMGWFVIIGSMPIVLLGLALESLIDRQFRNLWVIATMLIVLGIVLGVAERVGRRTRPIEQLTWTHAVALGLAQAAAVVPGVSRSGATISMGLLLGYERAAATRFAFLLAIPAVVGAGLYKLKDVPGGENAYGWGPTLIGTVVSFVVGLAVIHWLLQYVSKHSYAPFVVYRIALGTLVLALLAFGVIGAGVSASV, from the coding sequence GTGGATGTCCTGCGATCTGTCGTGCTCGGCCTCGTCCAGGGGCTGACCGAGTTCCTCCCCATCTCCAGCAGCGCGCACCTGGCGATCGTGCCCCGCTTCCTCGGCTGGGACGACCCGGGCGCGGCGTACACGGCGGTCGTGCAGATCGGCACCGAGCTGGCCGTGGTCCTGTACTTCTGGAAGGACATCTGGCGGATCGGCACCGGCTGGCTGCGCGGTCTCGTGTCGTCCGACGCGCGCGCCCTCCCGGAGTGGCGGATGGGCTGGTTCGTCATCATCGGCTCGATGCCGATCGTGCTGCTCGGGCTCGCGCTGGAGAGCCTGATCGACCGGCAGTTCCGCAACCTGTGGGTCATCGCGACGATGCTGATCGTCCTCGGCATCGTGCTGGGTGTCGCGGAGCGCGTCGGGCGGCGCACCCGCCCGATCGAGCAGCTCACCTGGACCCACGCGGTGGCGCTGGGCCTCGCACAGGCTGCCGCCGTGGTCCCGGGCGTCTCGCGCTCGGGCGCGACGATCAGCATGGGCCTGCTGCTGGGCTACGAGCGGGCCGCGGCCACCCGGTTCGCGTTCCTGCTGGCCATCCCCGCCGTCGTGGGGGCCGGTCTGTACAAGCTCAAGGACGTGCCGGGCGGGGAGAACGCCTACGGCTGGGGCCCGACGCTGATCGGCACCGTCGTGTCGTTCGTCGTGGGCCTCGCCGTCATCCACTGGCTCCTGCAGTACGTGAGCAAGCACTCGTACGCACCGTTCGTCGTCTACCGCATCGCGCTCGGCACGCTGGTGCTCGCGCTCCTGGCGTTCGGCGTCATCGGCGCCGGCGTCTCGGCGTCGGTCTAG